A stretch of Sphingomonas sp. G-3-2-10 DNA encodes these proteins:
- a CDS encoding SDR family NAD(P)-dependent oxidoreductase translates to MRSFEGKVAVVTGGASGVGRSLCEQLLAEGARVVVADIDAAKIGEVTEAIAPLGGEVTGIQVDVTKEASVDALADQVFARFGHVNLLFNNAGVGLGEAKKTIWSLPVNDWRWGIDVNVMGVVHGIKAFVPRMLESGEEGVVINTSSTNGGLRSLPNTPIYAATKASVTSISEVLHQQLLREGKPVSAAVLFPGPHTVNTGIMASRLVRPADYAGDEPEEPVAYRTMEDLLKTTGLKMKLTEPEEVATFALAGIRSGKFWLLPESEEGDAMIRLRTEGLLARDNPKSAW, encoded by the coding sequence ATGCGGTCTTTCGAAGGGAAAGTCGCGGTCGTGACGGGCGGAGCGAGTGGTGTGGGCCGCTCGCTCTGCGAGCAATTGCTGGCCGAGGGCGCTCGCGTCGTCGTCGCCGACATCGACGCGGCGAAGATCGGTGAAGTGACCGAAGCCATCGCGCCGCTGGGCGGTGAAGTGACCGGCATTCAGGTCGATGTGACCAAGGAAGCCTCGGTCGATGCGCTGGCGGATCAGGTGTTCGCTCGCTTCGGCCATGTGAATCTGCTGTTCAACAATGCTGGCGTCGGTCTGGGCGAAGCAAAGAAGACGATCTGGTCGCTGCCGGTCAATGACTGGCGATGGGGCATCGATGTCAACGTGATGGGCGTGGTTCATGGCATCAAGGCATTCGTGCCGCGGATGCTGGAATCGGGCGAGGAAGGCGTGGTGATCAACACCTCGTCGACCAATGGGGGGCTACGTTCACTGCCCAACACCCCGATCTATGCCGCGACCAAGGCATCGGTGACGAGCATTTCCGAAGTGCTCCACCAGCAATTGCTGCGCGAAGGCAAGCCGGTCAGCGCCGCGGTGCTGTTCCCCGGACCGCACACGGTCAACACCGGGATCATGGCCTCGCGGCTGGTGCGCCCCGCTGATTATGCCGGGGACGAGCCGGAGGAGCCGGTCGCCTACCGGACGATGGAGGACCTGCTCAAGACGACGGGCCTCAAGATGAAATTGACGGAGCCGGAGGAGGTCGCCACCTTCGCCCTCGCGGGAATCCGGAGCGGCAAGTTCTGGCTGTTGCCCGAGAGTGAGGAAGGGGACGCAATGATCAGGCTCAGGACCGAAGGGCTGCTTGCCCGCGATAATCCGAAGTCAGCCTGGTAA
- a CDS encoding hydantoinase B/oxoprolinase family protein has translation MALLKLREAALIDRNRDPVLTEVVRNALAMVAEEAGIAAARSASSPFVSQASAIACALFDARGRLVAQTAGGLLHVSALQVMLRDVMVSHPAATLVEGDAIILNDPFRGGIHPTDVGAFRPIFHDGELAFYCGAMMIVSDLGGLSAGGLPANATETFHEGIVLPSLKFFAGGARVPEVEALLRANSRTPQRIVGDVEALVIGGNIAAARMAALIGRHGIETVRGIIEQLFDHAERMTRHGIAAMPDGVYRGRYDIEEDGAESGRLFRVAAEVTVTGDRCRFDFTGTSPQARGAINSSFSQSLSAVVFALRCYLDPEIPLNEGFYRCIEVTLPEGTLVNPNHPAACNLRMATVHAMIDAVSRAFAEAYPDHAIAAPGVVATVTAHGKQPGGGANWSFLDVFFGVGGARTGADGADGSPFVLYGASNYDRNIESYELEFPILYHEYRLLTDSGGAGRQRGGCGLVKTVEFLVDADITVRGTDRYLVPPQGVAGGLPGSPGAWILNRGRADALDLPPKKTNHRIRAGDTLTMIAAGGGGLGDPRERARNAVRADIADGYVSLAAARDIYGHDAEGGA, from the coding sequence ATCGCCCTCCTCAAGCTCCGGGAGGCCGCCCTGATCGATCGCAATCGAGACCCCGTTCTGACCGAGGTTGTTCGCAATGCGCTGGCAATGGTGGCCGAAGAAGCGGGCATTGCCGCCGCCCGCAGCGCAAGTTCCCCGTTCGTCAGCCAGGCATCGGCGATCGCCTGTGCCCTGTTCGATGCGCGCGGACGGCTGGTCGCGCAGACCGCCGGGGGACTCCTCCACGTTTCGGCGCTGCAAGTGATGCTGCGGGATGTGATGGTCAGCCATCCCGCCGCGACGCTGGTCGAAGGCGATGCGATCATCCTCAACGACCCGTTCCGCGGCGGCATCCACCCGACCGATGTCGGCGCGTTCCGCCCGATCTTTCATGACGGCGAACTCGCCTTTTACTGCGGCGCGATGATGATCGTATCGGACCTTGGCGGGCTTTCCGCCGGGGGACTTCCCGCCAACGCTACCGAGACTTTCCACGAAGGCATCGTCCTTCCGTCGCTCAAATTCTTCGCCGGCGGTGCGCGGGTACCCGAAGTCGAGGCGCTGCTGCGCGCCAACAGCCGCACCCCGCAGCGGATCGTCGGCGATGTCGAGGCGCTGGTGATCGGCGGCAACATCGCCGCCGCGCGCATGGCCGCGCTGATCGGGCGGCATGGCATCGAAACGGTGCGCGGGATCATCGAGCAATTGTTCGACCACGCCGAACGGATGACCCGCCACGGCATCGCCGCGATGCCCGACGGCGTTTATCGCGGGCGCTACGATATCGAGGAGGACGGCGCGGAGAGCGGCCGGCTGTTTCGCGTGGCGGCGGAAGTAACGGTGACGGGCGACCGCTGCCGTTTCGACTTTACCGGCACTTCGCCCCAGGCGCGCGGGGCAATCAACTCCTCTTTCTCGCAATCGCTGTCGGCCGTGGTGTTCGCGCTGCGCTGTTACCTCGATCCGGAGATTCCCCTCAACGAAGGCTTTTATCGCTGCATCGAGGTGACGTTGCCCGAAGGCACGCTGGTGAATCCGAACCATCCCGCCGCGTGCAACCTGCGGATGGCGACGGTCCACGCGATGATCGATGCGGTCAGCCGCGCCTTCGCGGAAGCCTATCCCGATCACGCCATCGCCGCGCCCGGGGTGGTCGCAACCGTCACCGCGCATGGGAAGCAGCCCGGCGGCGGCGCGAACTGGAGCTTTCTCGACGTCTTCTTCGGCGTCGGCGGGGCACGCACCGGCGCCGATGGCGCGGATGGGTCGCCCTTCGTCCTGTACGGCGCATCCAATTACGACCGGAACATCGAGTCCTACGAACTCGAATTCCCGATCCTGTATCACGAGTACCGCCTGCTCACCGATTCCGGCGGGGCGGGACGGCAACGCGGCGGATGCGGGCTGGTGAAGACGGTCGAGTTCCTCGTCGATGCGGACATCACCGTGCGGGGGACGGATCGCTATCTGGTCCCGCCGCAAGGCGTGGCCGGCGGCCTGCCGGGAAGCCCGGGCGCATGGATCCTCAACCGGGGCCGCGCCGATGCGCTGGACCTGCCGCCCAAGAAGACCAACCACCGCATCCGCGCGGGCGACACGCTGACGATGATCGCCGCGGGCGGCGGGGGCCTCGGCGATCCGCGCGAGCGCGCGCGCAACGCGGTCCGCGCGGACATCGCCGACGGCTATGTCAGCCTCGCGGCCGCGCGCGACATCTATGGCCATGACGCGGAGGGAGGCGCGTGA
- a CDS encoding acetoacetate decarboxylase family protein, whose translation MSRLRYLQGPAATRNAGALRNTVRGVRATYETDAEVVRALLPQPLVAVERPEVWVQLAHVAMHVTEERTVEIGALTMGINATYEGTPGAYCFHMAMEGETVVTSGRERFGEPKKIAETSFERQGDHVRATCSRHGITYFEVEGTIGEELDAEKQFEEYLFCYKGLPSIDTPGEFDGDVFLTRLNWKRNYTTRRAMTGEIRLAESPYDPLIDIPVRKLVSMQYVEGATQTSGQILRKVPGEWIAPQWVGRYDDPGNIGIDLSAPAEQAA comes from the coding sequence ATGAGCCGACTTCGCTACCTCCAGGGTCCCGCCGCGACGCGCAATGCGGGCGCGCTTCGCAACACGGTGCGCGGCGTGCGCGCGACGTACGAGACCGACGCGGAAGTCGTCCGCGCGCTGCTGCCGCAGCCGCTGGTGGCGGTCGAGCGGCCCGAAGTGTGGGTCCAGCTGGCGCATGTCGCGATGCACGTGACCGAGGAGCGGACGGTCGAGATCGGCGCGCTGACGATGGGCATCAACGCAACCTATGAAGGCACACCGGGCGCCTATTGTTTCCATATGGCGATGGAAGGCGAGACGGTCGTCACCTCCGGCCGCGAGCGGTTCGGCGAACCCAAGAAGATCGCCGAGACCAGCTTCGAGCGGCAGGGCGATCACGTCCGCGCCACCTGCTCGCGGCATGGCATCACCTATTTCGAAGTCGAAGGCACGATCGGCGAGGAACTCGACGCGGAGAAGCAGTTCGAGGAATATCTGTTCTGCTACAAGGGGCTGCCCTCGATCGACACGCCGGGCGAATTCGATGGCGACGTGTTCCTCACGCGCCTCAACTGGAAGCGGAACTACACCACCCGACGCGCGATGACCGGCGAGATCCGGCTGGCGGAATCGCCCTATGATCCGCTGATCGACATTCCCGTGCGCAAGCTGGTGTCGATGCAATATGTCGAAGGCGCGACCCAGACGAGCGGGCAGATCCTGCGCAAGGTGCCGGGCGAATGGATCGCGCCGCAATGGGTCGGCCGCTATGACGATCCGGGCAATATCGGCATCGACCTGTCCGCGCCTGCCGAGCAGGCTGCCTGA
- a CDS encoding Rieske 2Fe-2S domain-containing protein: MDIPFGWYFVAYGDELAIGDVKPLHYFGRDLVLFRNESGEAGVLDAYCPHLGAHLGHGGVVDGDSIRCPFHAWAFKPNGFCSSIPYAKAFPPIAKRSPIARPYPVRERNGVIWAWYHPHDVAPMYDVIEHDEFTQPGWAKPTRFDWRFASNPQEIAENGVDVAHFEFVHKMDAVPEGKTNYDGHIRHSHAAGERAVKLPDGTTKIFPSSVTTIQNGAGQKFTQLSGVVTLSLMVLATPVEADDVELRFCFTHPEFEPDSFDAKAVEAAIANTCGQTGVAGDIPIWNYKIHRVRPLLCDGDGPILRFRRYFEQFYADADEPNSIAAE, translated from the coding sequence ATGGATATCCCGTTCGGCTGGTATTTCGTCGCCTATGGCGACGAACTGGCGATCGGCGATGTGAAGCCGCTCCACTATTTCGGGCGCGACCTGGTGCTCTTCCGCAACGAATCCGGCGAGGCCGGCGTGCTCGACGCCTATTGCCCGCATCTCGGCGCGCATTTGGGGCATGGCGGGGTGGTTGACGGCGACAGCATCCGCTGCCCGTTCCACGCCTGGGCGTTCAAGCCCAACGGCTTCTGCTCCAGCATCCCCTATGCCAAGGCCTTCCCGCCCATCGCCAAGCGCAGCCCGATCGCGCGGCCCTATCCGGTGCGCGAACGCAATGGAGTGATCTGGGCCTGGTATCACCCGCATGACGTCGCACCGATGTACGATGTGATCGAGCATGACGAGTTTACCCAGCCGGGCTGGGCCAAGCCGACGCGTTTCGACTGGCGTTTCGCCAGCAATCCGCAAGAAATCGCGGAGAATGGGGTCGACGTCGCGCATTTCGAATTCGTCCACAAGATGGACGCGGTGCCCGAAGGCAAAACCAATTATGACGGCCATATCCGCCATAGCCATGCGGCCGGCGAGCGGGCGGTGAAACTGCCCGACGGCACGACCAAGATCTTCCCTTCGAGTGTCACCACGATCCAGAATGGCGCGGGCCAGAAATTCACCCAGTTGAGCGGCGTGGTCACGCTGTCGCTGATGGTGCTGGCGACTCCGGTCGAAGCCGACGACGTCGAACTGCGCTTCTGCTTTACCCATCCCGAGTTCGAGCCGGACTCGTTCGACGCCAAGGCAGTCGAAGCCGCCATCGCCAATACCTGCGGCCAGACCGGCGTCGCGGGCGACATTCCGATCTGGAACTACAAGATCCACCGTGTCCGTCCGCTGCTGTGCGACGGTGACGGTCCGATCCTGCGCTTCCGGCGCTATTTCGAGCAATTCTACGCCGACGCGGACGAGCCGAACAGCATCGCCGCCGAATGA
- a CDS encoding MFS transporter produces MGARSDLDRYAFPCLLSVTFLTAIGNTGLISVMPAIGRVIGITDTLVASIFSLSALIWAIASPGWARVADRRGRKPLIQLGLLGFIGSMIGCGLIVYGGLLGLMAPLVTFIVFFVVRSSYGLFGSASATAVQAYIADRTEGLARVRALSGQAGALSLGTIFGPAIAPFLILPPFALATPMFVFSLAGCLALVMTVWMIPRETMPVRDVQLDAKPVPAGKLWRDPQVAPFFKYGIVLASAQAMNLYTLGFVVIDRLGGQPIAAQKAVGTAMVGGALAGLFAQWGLVNWLRLGPWAMVRWGAGLAFIGNAVMMLGSGYPSLLIGFSLACLGYGLGRPGFSAGASLAAGPGRQAGVAGVVSSIAGASIVGPPILSVLLYESWAPAPFVLACAGLFAVTLYSLVNPALRNRGTMFPEGDNASTNRALCVDPPGS; encoded by the coding sequence ATGGGCGCGCGTAGCGACCTCGATCGCTACGCGTTCCCGTGTCTGCTGTCGGTCACTTTCCTCACCGCGATCGGCAATACCGGGCTGATCTCGGTCATGCCGGCGATCGGCCGGGTGATCGGGATCACCGACACTTTGGTCGCCAGCATCTTCTCGCTCTCCGCCCTGATCTGGGCGATCGCGTCGCCCGGCTGGGCGCGCGTAGCGGACCGGCGCGGGCGCAAGCCGCTGATCCAGCTCGGGCTGCTCGGCTTCATCGGATCGATGATCGGCTGCGGGCTGATCGTCTATGGCGGCTTGCTCGGGCTGATGGCGCCGCTTGTTACCTTCATCGTCTTCTTCGTGGTGCGTTCGAGCTACGGTCTGTTCGGATCGGCATCGGCCACCGCGGTGCAGGCCTATATCGCCGACCGGACCGAGGGGCTGGCACGGGTGCGGGCCTTGTCGGGGCAGGCTGGGGCGCTCAGCCTCGGCACGATCTTCGGACCCGCCATCGCGCCTTTCCTGATCCTGCCGCCCTTCGCGCTGGCGACGCCGATGTTCGTCTTCAGCCTCGCCGGGTGCCTCGCGCTCGTGATGACCGTGTGGATGATCCCGCGCGAGACGATGCCGGTGCGCGACGTTCAGCTGGATGCGAAGCCGGTTCCGGCGGGCAAGCTGTGGCGCGATCCGCAGGTCGCGCCCTTCTTCAAATATGGCATCGTCCTCGCCTCGGCACAGGCGATGAACCTCTACACTTTGGGCTTCGTCGTGATCGACCGGCTCGGCGGTCAACCGATTGCGGCACAGAAGGCGGTGGGCACCGCGATGGTGGGCGGCGCGCTGGCCGGGCTGTTTGCGCAATGGGGGCTGGTCAACTGGCTGCGGCTCGGGCCCTGGGCGATGGTGCGCTGGGGCGCGGGGCTGGCGTTCATCGGCAACGCCGTGATGATGCTGGGCAGCGGCTATCCCAGCCTGCTGATCGGCTTCTCGCTCGCTTGTCTCGGCTATGGCCTCGGCCGGCCGGGTTTCTCCGCCGGCGCGTCGCTGGCGGCGGGGCCGGGCCGCCAGGCGGGCGTGGCCGGCGTGGTGTCGTCGATTGCGGGGGCTTCGATCGTCGGTCCGCCGATCCTTTCGGTGCTGTTGTACGAGAGCTGGGCGCCGGCGCCGTTCGTGCTCGCCTGCGCCGGATTGTTCGCCGTGACGCTCTATTCCTTGGTCAATCCGGCGCTGCGCAACCGGGGCACAATGTTTCCTGAGGGCGATAATGCGTCCACAAACCGTGCCTTGTGTGTCGATCCTCCGGGTTCATAA
- a CDS encoding LysR family transcriptional regulator — MSAWRGVEEFLAVVAAGSFTGAAENLGVSKSFVSKTVNELEARLGTQLLTRTTRRLSLTAAGELFFDQCSALQENLIELEQQMAQFQSAPVGRLRIGLSDIFGSDWMSALVADFSALHPEIIIEPIAYLRESDVMQERFDVVIRYGRLQDSAVKARLFGYLSYCLCASPEYVAEHGWPESPEQLSRHKCLTDASGVFEFNGGATARLKGRWRSNSGVALRWAARRGLGIAHLPVSVIRSDLAEGHILACEAEWSFHDKEVWVVFSPGIMPAATRFFIDFLAQRFTKQKVRPWDWPLMSPTNYPPTIVHEQA; from the coding sequence GTGTCGGCGTGGCGTGGGGTCGAGGAATTTCTGGCGGTGGTTGCTGCGGGCAGCTTCACTGGTGCCGCCGAAAATCTGGGCGTTTCCAAATCCTTCGTGAGCAAGACGGTCAACGAGCTGGAGGCGCGGCTCGGCACCCAGCTACTGACCCGCACGACGCGGCGATTGTCGCTGACCGCGGCGGGCGAATTGTTCTTCGACCAGTGCAGCGCGCTTCAGGAAAACCTGATCGAACTGGAGCAGCAAATGGCACAATTCCAGTCCGCGCCGGTCGGGCGGCTGCGCATCGGGCTGAGCGACATCTTCGGATCGGACTGGATGTCGGCGCTGGTCGCCGATTTCAGTGCGCTGCATCCTGAAATCATCATCGAACCGATCGCCTATCTGCGCGAATCCGATGTCATGCAGGAGCGGTTCGACGTCGTCATCCGTTACGGCCGGTTGCAGGATTCGGCGGTGAAGGCGCGGCTGTTCGGCTATCTATCCTACTGCCTGTGCGCCTCGCCGGAATATGTCGCCGAACATGGCTGGCCGGAATCGCCCGAACAGCTTTCGCGGCACAAATGCCTGACCGATGCGAGCGGGGTGTTCGAGTTCAACGGCGGGGCGACCGCGCGGCTGAAGGGCCGGTGGCGGAGCAACAGCGGCGTCGCGTTGCGCTGGGCGGCGCGGCGCGGGCTGGGGATCGCGCATCTGCCGGTCAGCGTGATCCGCAGCGATCTGGCCGAGGGGCATATCCTTGCCTGCGAAGCCGAATGGAGCTTCCACGACAAGGAAGTCTGGGTCGTCTTTTCGCCCGGGATCATGCCGGCGGCGACGCGCTTCTTCATCGACTTCCTCGCCCAGCGCTTCACCAAGCAGAAGGTCCGGCCGTGGGACTGGCCGCTGATGTCGCCGACCAACTATCCGCCGACGATTGTTCACGAACAGGCATAG
- a CDS encoding TonB-dependent receptor: MNTISRSIRIALAASAACVLAQPAWAQDAPGTAAQAEDQDTGEIVVTAQRREERLVDVPIAVSAIDTGTLERADVTSVANIGTAIPNIQINQTVGNTFGPLISIRGLAPSADTSLARDQPVGIYIDGVPIGKSTGAAFDTVDLQRVEVLRGPQGTLYGKNTIGGAVNLITRGPSGEFGGSLTLGAGEFGRYTQRLVVDLPAVGDFKAKVAVSARQNQGFYRNNFNGTHFGEEEMVAARADLVWEPSSNFRAAYAYDITDSKGTPAILAISAGGSVPITSPFIAGNIHTSRPENGISAQSALASDFRVNGHALTLEYDAGSGSLGEVVLKSITARRTMHSYSASDFDGTANDLLRIILQNDYEQFTQEFQIIGTGSQFKYTLGGFFLSDNYDVYNPRWNFQFGGDRYDLSRRGGESKSYAVYGQLTWSPSDSLDITVGGRWTREEKRAYELLLSNTNYAANPNAANSGVFQRGAGGVPITRSGQPPAGARPGAGGIGPSDLIPMENSDSWSQFNPELNLVYKVNPNWSFYGRVATGFKSGGINDTAATNSAFLTPYDPEHLLSFELGSKFSTPDRRFNLNVAVYHSIYKDFQAGVFVPAVVTTNIINAGEAQFTGFEIEGSVRPVDGLTLTYGFGYVDARYTDFVLPDGTNVTNSYKIPLSPKFNYLLGAVHRLPLGFATLETSLNYSWRDEQYSSINGDPLSMRKAYGLLDGRIALKDIELGRGAALEFAVWGKNLLDEEYWVSGINLSTFTVRQWGDPRSFGAEARLRF, translated from the coding sequence ATGAACACTATTTCCCGTTCGATTCGGATCGCACTGGCCGCCAGCGCCGCCTGTGTCCTTGCGCAGCCGGCATGGGCGCAGGATGCGCCGGGCACGGCCGCACAGGCCGAGGACCAGGACACCGGCGAGATCGTCGTCACTGCGCAGCGCCGCGAGGAGCGGCTGGTCGACGTGCCGATCGCGGTTTCCGCGATCGATACCGGCACGCTGGAGCGCGCCGACGTCACCTCGGTCGCCAATATCGGCACCGCCATTCCGAACATTCAGATCAACCAGACGGTGGGCAACACCTTCGGCCCGCTGATTTCGATCCGCGGCCTCGCGCCGTCGGCGGACACCAGCCTTGCCCGCGACCAGCCGGTCGGCATCTATATCGACGGCGTGCCGATCGGTAAGTCGACCGGCGCGGCGTTCGATACGGTCGACCTTCAGCGCGTCGAGGTGCTGCGCGGCCCGCAGGGCACGCTGTACGGCAAGAACACGATCGGCGGCGCGGTCAATCTGATCACGCGCGGCCCGTCGGGCGAGTTCGGCGGATCGCTGACGCTCGGCGCGGGCGAGTTTGGCCGCTACACCCAGCGGCTGGTCGTCGATCTGCCCGCGGTGGGCGATTTCAAGGCCAAGGTCGCCGTGTCCGCGCGGCAGAACCAGGGCTTCTATCGCAACAATTTCAACGGCACGCATTTCGGCGAGGAAGAGATGGTCGCCGCCCGCGCCGATCTGGTGTGGGAACCGAGCAGCAATTTCCGCGCGGCCTATGCCTATGACATCACCGACAGCAAGGGCACGCCCGCGATCCTCGCGATCAGTGCTGGCGGATCGGTGCCGATCACCAGCCCGTTCATCGCCGGGAATATCCATACCTCTCGGCCCGAAAACGGCATCTCGGCGCAGAGCGCGCTGGCCAGCGATTTCCGCGTCAACGGCCATGCCCTGACGCTGGAATATGATGCCGGCAGCGGTTCGCTGGGCGAGGTGGTGCTGAAGTCGATCACCGCGCGCCGCACCATGCACAGCTATTCGGCGAGCGATTTCGACGGCACGGCGAACGACCTGCTGCGCATCATCCTGCAGAACGATTACGAGCAGTTCACGCAGGAATTCCAGATTATCGGAACGGGTTCCCAGTTCAAATACACGCTGGGCGGCTTCTTCCTCAGCGACAATTACGATGTGTACAATCCCCGCTGGAACTTCCAGTTCGGCGGCGATCGCTACGATCTCAGCCGCCGTGGCGGTGAATCCAAGTCATACGCGGTCTATGGACAACTCACCTGGTCGCCGAGCGACAGCCTCGACATCACCGTCGGCGGCCGCTGGACCAGGGAAGAGAAGCGGGCATACGAACTGCTCCTGTCCAACACCAACTATGCCGCCAATCCCAATGCCGCGAATTCGGGCGTGTTCCAGCGCGGCGCGGGCGGCGTCCCGATCACGCGCAGCGGTCAGCCCCCTGCCGGCGCGCGGCCGGGCGCCGGCGGCATCGGCCCCAGCGACCTGATCCCGATGGAGAATTCGGACAGCTGGTCGCAGTTCAATCCGGAACTGAACCTCGTCTATAAGGTCAATCCGAACTGGTCCTTCTACGGACGCGTCGCGACGGGCTTCAAGAGCGGCGGCATCAACGATACTGCGGCGACCAACTCGGCGTTCCTGACGCCCTATGATCCAGAGCATCTGCTGTCGTTCGAACTGGGGTCCAAATTCTCGACCCCGGATCGCAGGTTCAATCTCAACGTCGCGGTCTATCATTCGATCTACAAGGATTTCCAGGCGGGCGTGTTCGTGCCCGCGGTGGTGACGACCAACATCATCAACGCCGGTGAAGCGCAGTTCACCGGCTTCGAAATCGAAGGCAGCGTCCGTCCGGTCGACGGGCTCACGCTCACCTACGGCTTCGGTTATGTCGATGCGCGCTACACCGATTTCGTCCTGCCGGACGGGACGAACGTCACCAACTCGTACAAGATCCCGCTCTCGCCCAAGTTCAATTACCTGCTGGGCGCAGTGCATCGCCTTCCGCTGGGCTTCGCCACGCTGGAGACGAGCCTGAACTATAGCTGGCGCGACGAGCAGTACAGCTCGATCAACGGCGATCCGCTGTCGATGCGCAAGGCCTATGGCCTGCTCGACGGACGCATCGCGCTGAAGGATATCGAGCTGGGCCGCGGTGCGGCGCTCGAGTTCGCGGTGTGGGGCAAGAACCTGCTCGACGAGGAATATTGGGTCAGCGGCATCAACCTGTCGACCTTCACCGTTCGGCAATGGGGCGATCCGCGCAGCTTCGGGGCGGAAGCGCGGCTGCGCTTCTGA
- a CDS encoding amidohydrolase family protein, giving the protein MDRYLVISSDGHVGLPPERYREYLDSKYHAEFDEVLEREIKAREEHEKRFLIDDFNTKWRARVGDGLEGAWDGAIRNRVLDADGVAAEVLFPDGITERNAPPFGADIGLRPFGNKPELQWAGARAHNRWLAEFCSEDPARRIGLAVIPALYDIDETMKEIRWAHENGLKGVFFPSITDGYAMYNHTKYYPVWDFLQQTKMPLHFHSGGAPAYDTTQPGWIGTYLCEFAFWMTRPLWSMTFGGVFEEYPQLKVCFTEAGGEFWFPWMMQLMDIRASAKHTSGKLGDYNANMTMKPSEYFARNVWVGCSALPDEETTESYYQIGIDRILWGTDYPHPEGTWPGTLEKMMLSLGGLPETDIQKMLGTNAFEVYDLDEKALWDIAAKIGPQKAHFLKEAAE; this is encoded by the coding sequence GTGGACAGGTATCTAGTAATTTCCTCCGATGGCCATGTCGGCCTGCCGCCGGAACGCTATCGGGAATATCTCGACTCGAAATATCACGCGGAGTTCGATGAGGTTCTGGAGCGGGAGATCAAGGCGCGCGAAGAGCATGAAAAGCGCTTCCTGATCGACGATTTCAACACCAAGTGGCGCGCCCGCGTCGGCGACGGTCTGGAAGGCGCATGGGACGGCGCGATCCGCAACCGCGTGCTCGATGCCGATGGCGTCGCGGCCGAAGTGCTGTTCCCGGACGGCATCACCGAACGCAATGCGCCGCCCTTCGGCGCGGACATCGGCCTGCGTCCGTTCGGCAACAAGCCCGAACTGCAATGGGCGGGCGCCCGTGCACACAATCGCTGGCTCGCCGAGTTCTGCTCGGAAGATCCCGCGCGCCGCATCGGCCTGGCGGTGATCCCCGCGCTCTACGACATCGACGAGACGATGAAGGAGATCCGCTGGGCGCATGAGAATGGCCTGAAGGGCGTGTTCTTTCCGTCGATCACCGATGGCTATGCGATGTACAACCACACCAAATATTACCCGGTGTGGGACTTTCTGCAGCAGACCAAGATGCCGCTGCATTTCCATTCGGGCGGCGCGCCGGCATACGACACGACCCAGCCCGGCTGGATCGGCACCTATCTGTGCGAATTCGCCTTCTGGATGACCCGGCCGCTCTGGTCGATGACCTTTGGCGGTGTGTTCGAGGAATATCCGCAGCTCAAGGTCTGCTTCACCGAAGCGGGCGGCGAGTTCTGGTTTCCGTGGATGATGCAGCTGATGGATATCCGCGCATCGGCCAAGCACACCAGCGGCAAGCTGGGCGATTACAACGCCAACATGACGATGAAGCCGAGCGAATATTTCGCGCGCAACGTCTGGGTCGGCTGCTCGGCGCTGCCGGATGAGGAAACCACCGAATCCTATTACCAGATCGGCATCGACCGCATCCTGTGGGGCACGGACTATCCGCATCCCGAAGGCACTTGGCCCGGCACGCTGGAGAAGATGATGCTCAGCCTGGGCGGCTTGCCCGAAACGGACATCCAGAAGATGCTCGGGACCAACGCGTTCGAAGTCTATGATCTGGACGAAAAGGCGCTGTGGGACATCGCGGCGAAGATCGGCCCGCAAAAGGCGCATTTTCTGAAGGAAGCCGCCGAATAA